The DNA region TTATGTTCTATATTATAAGTTAACATGGCAGTTCTATGTATCCTTTTTCTGTACCAATCCATGTTTATTTACTTGTTTCTATTTCTTAACTTGATCCATATTAACTGATCAGAAAACAAGCAAGAGAGTGCATTTTGCGAGGAGCCTCATCAGGGAAGTTGCTGGGTTTGCACCTTATGAGAAGAGGATCACTGAGCTTCTTAAAGTTGGAAAGGACAAGCGTGCTTTGAAGGTTGCCAAGAGAAAATTGGGCACTCACAAGAGGGCAAAAAGGAAGAGAGAGGAGATGGCTAGCGCGCTCAGGAAGATGAGGTAATTTCCTTGATTGACATTCTTTTATCCTACTCCGATGCTTTTATCGCGTTTGTTTTTGAATCTAATAATGAATTATTATTCATAATCATATGATTGGTAAACGTGACGGTGATTCCAATTTTGAGTTATATATTTGTACATGTGTTTGATTTTGCTATTTATATTTGTTGGGTATAATTGTATAAATAATGCTGTGCTTCATTCTTCCTTTCGCTTAAATGGTCTGTGATGTGCAGGGCTGCTGGAGGTGGCGACAAGAAGAAGTGAAATCTGTTTTCTTGGGTTTCTGTTGAGAGCAAAATCGGtcatttatttcaaattttgataacACTTCGATTCAGCCTCTTATTTTGGTTCGACTTTTTAAGATGGAATTCATGATACAAACTTGTCTAGTTGGTAACTTTTTGACTTGAAACTGCTTTAATGAAtcttatattgcatctttattttCCAGATTAAACAATTTCCTTGTTTCTCTAAAACACTTTTTCGAATGTACGAGAAGCTTACAACGCTCTTTCTTGCTCGTATTTGATTTTCTTGGGACAACTCATTCTATATTACATCAACCTAGATAGAAATAATGAACATAAAGGAAGCACAAAATTTGAAAGGTTCCAGTTAAATATAAGATAAAAGACTGGGCTAATGAGGGATTATTCCATCCGCAATCCCTCCATCCCGGAATTTT from Primulina tabacum isolate GXHZ01 chromosome 14, ASM2559414v2, whole genome shotgun sequence includes:
- the LOC142524523 gene encoding large ribosomal subunit protein eL36y-like: MAPKQPNSGLFVGLKRGHVVTPKELAPRPSDRKGKTSKRVHFARSLIREVAGFAPYEKRITELLKVGKDKRALKVAKRKLGTHKRAKRKREEMASALRKMRAAGGGDKKK